A window from Pseudomonas alloputida encodes these proteins:
- a CDS encoding S26 family signal peptidase, with amino-acid sequence MTTISTTGPVPHPRSRLRARLVLAGFATVGLAALAWAAFVQPLPRMAYNPSDSVAVGWYRIEPFDPRTASRPRPLSVDSIVLMPLPDRAAMLAAQRGYLPTRVPLLKRVGAVAPQHVCIVAGQVRIDGVPVAAALPADRLGRPLPSLQLCRRLQPGELFLLSATNPASFDSRYFGPVSAFAVIGVAHPIWLETRP; translated from the coding sequence ATGACCACGATTTCCACGACCGGCCCCGTGCCGCATCCTCGCTCGCGCCTGCGCGCTCGCCTCGTGCTGGCAGGCTTCGCCACCGTCGGCCTCGCTGCGCTGGCCTGGGCGGCGTTCGTGCAGCCCCTGCCGCGAATGGCCTACAACCCGTCCGACAGCGTGGCGGTCGGTTGGTATCGCATCGAACCGTTCGACCCGCGCACCGCCTCGCGGCCACGTCCGCTGTCCGTGGACAGCATCGTGCTGATGCCGCTGCCCGACAGGGCCGCCATGCTGGCTGCGCAGCGCGGCTACCTGCCGACCCGCGTTCCGCTGCTCAAACGTGTGGGCGCAGTCGCGCCACAACACGTTTGCATCGTCGCCGGCCAGGTTCGCATCGACGGCGTGCCGGTGGCCGCCGCCCTGCCTGCCGACCGGCTGGGCCGGCCGCTGCCATCCTTGCAGCTTTGCCGCCGTCTCCAACCGGGCGAACTGTTCCTGTTGAGCGCGACCAACCCGGCGTCGTTCGACAGCCGCTATTTCGGGCCGGTCAGCGCGTTCGCCGTGATCGGCGTTGCGCATCCGATCTGGCTGGAGACACGTCCATGA
- a CDS encoding DUF2840 domain-containing protein — protein MNASASTAHTPKASAPTAAPPPAPSTLAGQAGNVPLTRVALAYIEPRFKLYLRFGEPARTLQLDRWRRCAVFLPNAVLCRIRWQANDYGTIRWQLMVMQTATPLDAVQRIPGVQPGARLLLHAEGDANVRAVLERIDGIEALGIAAADTSPAYWRTLANRLAARSALPTYTAERHAAWLAGRALP, from the coding sequence GTGAACGCATCCGCTTCGACCGCCCACACCCCCAAAGCAAGTGCGCCCACGGCTGCGCCGCCGCCGGCGCCTTCGACACTCGCCGGCCAGGCCGGCAACGTGCCGCTGACGCGCGTGGCGCTGGCCTACATCGAACCGCGCTTCAAGCTCTACCTGCGCTTCGGCGAACCGGCGCGCACGCTCCAGCTCGACCGCTGGCGGCGCTGCGCCGTGTTCCTGCCGAACGCGGTTCTGTGCCGCATCCGTTGGCAGGCCAACGACTACGGCACGATCCGCTGGCAGCTCATGGTGATGCAGACCGCCACGCCGCTGGACGCCGTGCAGCGCATCCCCGGCGTGCAGCCGGGCGCGCGTCTGCTGCTGCACGCCGAAGGCGATGCCAACGTGCGCGCCGTGCTGGAACGCATCGACGGCATCGAGGCGCTGGGCATCGCAGCCGCAGACACATCGCCCGCGTACTGGCGCACGCTCGCGAACCGGCTCGCAGCGCGCTCGGCGCTACCCACATACACCGCAGAACGGCACGCCGCCTGGCTGGCCGGGAGGGCATTGCCATGA